A genomic stretch from Hoplias malabaricus isolate fHopMal1 chromosome 4, fHopMal1.hap1, whole genome shotgun sequence includes:
- the LOC136695302 gene encoding zinc finger protein 665-like, translated as MLRSGGIKCVDMEGRSSSSQETCLVPPHTSDRKTQMSKHKWKTHDCAECGKSFTQQSSLQIHRRIHTGEKPYHCSECGKSFTVQSNLQKHQRIHTGEKPYHCSECGKSFTQQSSLQTHQRIHTGEKPYHCSECGKSFTVQSNLQKHQRIHTGEKPYHCSECGKSFAEQSSFQKHQHIHTGEKPYHCSECGKSFTQQSNLRTHQRIHTGEKPYYCSECGKSFTVQSSLQTHQRIHTGEKPYHCSECGKSFTKQGSLQVHQRIHTGEKPYHCSECGKSFTEQGSLQEHQRIHTGEKPYNCSLCGKSFTQQSSLKRHQRIHTGEKPYQCSECGKSFTQQRSLQNHQRIHTGEKPYHCSECGKSFTQQSSLQNHQLIHTGEKPYHCSECGKSFTVQSNLQKHQRIHTGEKPYHCSECGKSFTQQSSLQNHQRIHTGEKPYHCSVCGKSFTVQSNLQKHQRIHTGEKPYHCSECGKSFTVHGHLQKHQRIHTGEKPYHCSECGKSFTQQSNLQKHQRIHTGEKPYHCSECGNSFIRQSSVQKHHCVHPEQKQ; from the coding sequence ATGTTGAGATCAGGAGGGATTAAATGTGTGGATATGGAGGGCAGAAGCTCCAGTTCTCAGGAAACATGCTTGGTTCCTCCCCACACATCTGACAGAAAAACTCAGATGAGTAAACACAAATGGAAAACTCATGATTgtgcagagtgtgggaagagttttactcaacagagtagtctccaaatACATcggcgcattcacacaggagagaaaccatatcactgttcagagtgtgggaagagttttactgtacagagtaatctccaaaaacaccagcgcattcacacaggagagaaaccgtatcactgttcagagtgtgggaagagttttactcaacagagtagtctccaaacacatcagcgcattcacacaggagagaaaccgtatcactgttcagagtgtgggaagagttttactgtacagagtaatctccaaaaacaccagcgcattcacacaggagagaaaccgtatcactgttcagagtgtgggaagagttttgcTGAACAGAGTAgtttccaaaaacaccagcacattcacacaggagagaaaccgtatcactgttcagagtgtgggaagagttttacgcAACAGAGTAATCTTcgaacacaccagcgcattcacacaggagagaaaccgtattactgttcagagtgtgggaagagttttactgtacagagtagtctccaaacacatcagcgcattcacacaggagagaaaccgtatcactgttcagagtgtgggaagagctttACTAAACAGGGCAGTCTCCAagtacaccagcgcattcacacaggagagaaaccgtatcactgttcagagtgtgggaagagctttACTGAACAGGGCAGTCTCCaagaacaccagcgcattcacacaggagagaaaccgtataaCTGTTCActgtgtgggaagagttttacccAACAGAGTAGTCtcaaaagacaccagcgcattcacacaggagagaaaccgtatcagtgttcagaatgtgggaagagttttactcaacagaggAGTCTCCAAaatcaccagcgcattcacacaggagagaaaccgtatcactgttcagagtgtgggaagagttttactcaacagagtagtctccaaaatcaccagctcattcacacaggagagaaaccgtatcactgttcagagtgtgggaagagttttactgtacagagtaatctccaaaaacaccagcgcattcacacaggagagaaaccgtatcactgttcagagtgtgggaagagttttactcaacagagtagtctccaaaatcaccagcgcattcacacaggagagaaaccatatcactgttcagtgtgtggcaagagttttactgtacagagtaatctccaaaaacaccagcgcattcacacaggagagaaaccgtatcactgttccgagtgtgggaagagttttactgtacatggtcatctccaaaaacaccagcgcattcacacaggagagaaaccgtatcactgttccgagtgtgggaagagttttactcagcagagtaatctccaaaaacaccagcgcattcacacaggagagaaaccgtatcactgttcagagtgtgggaataGTTTTATTCGTCAGAGTTCTGTCCAAAAACATCACTGCGTTCATCCAGAACAGAAGCAGTAG